A window of Campylobacter concisus contains these coding sequences:
- a CDS encoding DoxX family protein encodes MKNVDLGLLFIRLGLGICLFMHGFGKILHGLSGVKGILVNAGLPGFLAYFSYLGELLAPIMLIIGFYSRVGAILVLGTSITILYSYYGFANLFALNEVNGFKSELIYLYIAISLCILLIGSGKYAIKQD; translated from the coding sequence ATGAAAAACGTTGATCTTGGACTTTTATTTATACGTTTAGGACTTGGTATCTGCCTTTTTATGCATGGTTTTGGTAAAATTTTACATGGACTTAGTGGAGTAAAAGGTATATTAGTAAATGCTGGATTACCTGGATTTTTGGCATATTTTTCTTACCTTGGAGAGCTCTTAGCACCCATCATGTTAATTATTGGTTTTTATTCAAGAGTAGGCGCTATCCTAGTTTTAGGTACTAGTATTACTATTTTATACTCGTACTATGGATTTGCAAATTTATTTGCATTAAATGAGGTTAATGGCTTTAAATCGGAACTTATCTATCTTTATATTGCTATTTCACTTTGTATTCTTTTGATAGGTAGTGGCAAATATGCTATCAAACAAGACTAA
- the rpsL gene encoding 30S ribosomal protein S12, with the protein MPTINQLVRKERKKVTVKSKSPALKECPQRRGVCTRVYTTTPKKPNSALRKVAKVRLTSGFEVISYIGGEGHNLQEHSIVLVRGGRVKDLPGVKYHIVRGALDTAGVAKRTVSRSKYGAKRPKAGAAAATKK; encoded by the coding sequence GTGCCAACCATAAATCAATTGGTCAGAAAAGAACGCAAGAAAGTGACTGTTAAGTCAAAATCTCCAGCGTTAAAAGAGTGCCCTCAAAGAAGAGGAGTTTGCACTAGGGTTTATACTACAACTCCTAAAAAACCAAACTCAGCTTTGAGGAAAGTTGCCAAAGTCAGGCTAACAAGCGGTTTTGAAGTCATCAGCTATATCGGTGGTGAAGGTCACAACCTACAAGAACACAGTATCGTTTTAGTTCGCGGCGGTAGGGTTAAAGACTTACCAGGTGTTAAATATCACATCGTTCGTGGTGCACTTGATACTGCTGGTGTTGCAAAAAGAACAGTTTCTCGTTCTAAATATGGTGCGAAACGCCCTAAAGCTGGCGCTGCAGCTGCAACAAAAAAGTAA